ACAGAAAGACATGGTCATCTGAAACTTAGAAACCTAAGTAGAGATGTGATGACTATTTTAAGGATCGCAAATCTAGACAAACACCTGGACATTATCCAATAAAACCACCTTCTCCACTTGTCTAAAGCCTATGTTGGAAGTTTTTAGGATCTACACTGACAGTCCTCTCCGAAATTTTACTTACCTAGTCAGAGAACCGAATTCTAAAAAAACACTTTCTATAGATCCCTATGATCCGGATCAGATTTCCAAAGTTTTGGAGAATAAATCCTGGAACCTCGACTATATTCTAAACACTCACGAACATAATGATCATACTTGCGGAAACGATGGACTAGTTTCCAAATATGGCGCTAAAGTTTTGGCTCATCCTGCTGGACTCGGAAAAATCCCCCATGCTTCTCACCCATTAGAAGAAGGAGAAAAAATTTTAGAAAGTCCGGATGGAAATTCTTATCTAAAAGTCATTTATACTCCCGGACATACATTCGCTCATATATGCCTTTTGCAGATAGAAAACGGATCAGCTTATGCGGTATTTACAGGAGATACGATCTTTAATTCAGGCGTGGGAAATTGCACTCGGGGTGGAGATCCTAAAACTCTATACGACACTGTCGTCCAGAAATTTAAAGAACTTCCGGGAAACGTTAGACTGTATCCAGGCCACGATTATCTTAAAAACAATCTGAAATTCAGTCTTTCTATAGATCCTA
This genomic window from Leptospira neocaledonica contains:
- a CDS encoding hydroxyacylglutathione hydrolase, encoding MLEVFRIYTDSPLRNFTYLVREPNSKKTLSIDPYDPDQISKVLENKSWNLDYILNTHEHNDHTCGNDGLVSKYGAKVLAHPAGLGKIPHASHPLEEGEKILESPDGNSYLKVIYTPGHTFAHICLLQIENGSAYAVFTGDTIFNSGVGNCTRGGDPKTLYDTVVQKFKELPGNVRLYPGHDYLKNNLKFSLSIDPKNEATSLALSKAEKLKENQEFWTTTFSEERTFNPFFLVFDPKENLVSGIRNKMQNLSLTSDPQTLFIALRSLRDKW